The following is a genomic window from Cryptococcus depauperatus CBS 7841 chromosome 2, complete sequence.
TCTCATTGCGTTcacttgtcttttcattgCTGCTTTCGCTTCTTCGTGGGGACCCGTTGCCTGGGTAGTCTGTGGTGAGACCTTTCCTATCAGGTTGAGTTCTCTTTGCGTCACTCTTGTGAGTCCGTTCAAAATGGACAAACAATATTTTGAGCTGAAGGACCATTGTAGGGTACAGGCGCAAACTGGCTATTCAATCTCATCATTGCCTTTGCTGCTCCCCAAATCCAAGCTCGTATTGGTACAGGCATCACCTTTGTCTGGGCAGGCTGTCTCGTCCTTTCCTTTtgttttgccttcttctgcATTCCAGAAACCAAGGGACTCAGCATCGAAGAGATTGACGCACTTTATCTCTCTCGTACCCCTGCCTTCCGTTCAAGCAAATTTGTATCTGACCAAAAGTCTCATGCTCAGCGCGCCAACGAAAAGCACAACTCTCGCTTTATCCACGCTGAGGGAAGAGAGAGCAAGCCTAGCCAACGATCCAGCGACGAAGATGATCAAATGGTGTAAGGGGCAAGTTGTGGTATCAACTCTCACAATCTCTTGgtgtttctcttttctgtATCCTTACAAACGCATCCTTGCTTGAACAACTGCACAGTCGTTGGTCAATGCAGGCCATGAATTTTTGCAGCATTTCAAACTATTACGCATCCATCATGCCATTTAAATCCCATGGCAGTTGGAACGTACATAGATCGGGACAACGATGTCAGATGTGGAAACTCAGACAATCTAGAATTTAACCCAAGTTTCTTAGAATATATAACAAACCCACCTTACTTTCGTAATCTGTCTTTATTTTTTGATCTACAGCGGTAAGACAGCTCTCAGCTTTCTCATGCATTCTCATTCTCCATGTATACCATATGACTATCCAAAAAAAACCAGGTCAAAACCCTTATATACCAGTTAGGCTCACTGGAGGAACCTCTGGCGCCTATCGCTGTTTTGGAAGACGGAAATCCCAAAATTTCTAGCCGCCCGTTTGGATTCACTTATCCGACGCTCCGTGTCCCGATCTATGTACGTTCCCAGACTGGCTCTGTGTTTTTATATTTGTAAATTTATATCGAAGTGGTTGTACATGGGACGCCTTCATGGTCACTTTTACTCTAGGCGGTAATGGTGTACCCTGCCTTGTACAGGTTGCAAGACTCATATAGCTACAGACGTCCATGAATTAGAGTGATAAACGATTACAGAGCGGTACTGTTTAAATCCTCGTCGGAGCTCGTTACCTTTGTCATTGTATTTATCTGAAAATTGCTGGTAAACcatcttgtttctcttgcAGGTCAAGTCAGAATTATTGAAATGATGAGTATAGCTTGGTTtgtggagatggaaagtcTATATTGGGAGAAAAATAGAGGTGAAATTGTTGACCGGAAGTTTTTTGCATTTTATCCCAATGCTATTTCTTGTTAcactttcaactttttgacttttgtcAACTCTAAAACCACCAGAAGCAATTCAAAAAACACAATGTCTTTTTTAGTACGCAGCACTCTGCgtgcttcttcctctcatCTATCACAAGCCTTGCCTCGACCTATACTCTCCCACAGGACAGTTTTTGCCCTTTTGCCCCGTTATAATTCTACCCAAACTACATCGACAACAGTTGCCTCTTTGGCATCGCAACCTGCTGCCACACAGCCAGCTACGACATCACCAGAGCCCTCAGCCCTTCCTTCCGAGATCCTCCCGCCAGACGAGGGGATGAAGCGAATCACAAATTCCCTTAGGATTCCAGAATCTTCATTTGTAGCTTCAAGCTCTGATCCATTGTCAGAGAATTGGTGGATAGCTCTTACTAGGAAAGACAGCGACTCTCAG
Proteins encoded in this region:
- a CDS encoding ribosomal protein S21, which codes for MSFLVRSTLRASSSHLSQALPRPILSHRTVFALLPRYNSTQTTSTTVASLASQPAATQPATTSPEPSALPSEILPPDEGMKRITNSLRIPESSFVASSSDPLSENWWIALTRKDSDSQYPSKFYSGRSLEVLRGSNAFLTTYKRLQGVMRNGNMKKEAKLNEFYEKPSVKRRRLRSERHRRRFKEMVRSKVQQAMAMRNRA